The stretch of DNA TAAATTACGGTTATATCGAGAGGTATCGACACCATTATATACAACTTCAATTTCTGTACCTTTCACTCTGAAAAAAGACTCCATGTCGGTTTTTATCATTTGAGAAATCGCCACTATTCTTGGCCGTGGGTCAAGTCGAAACGGCGCTGATTCAATCCAGGCTCTCACCCATTGCTTCAGTGACAAAATGATAATCAACCGCTTTATTGCCCGTTTAATTTTGCTCTTTTCTGAGTAAACTTTTCTTTTTGTTGAAAGCCTGTGGACCCCGCCATGGGTCTGATAAACATTCATGTATATAGTATTTCCAAATCCTAACACTACATCAAATTGATAAAGGGTAACCATTTTTCTGTGCCGAAAGGCGAACATAAGCATTTTAGCCCAAGAGGGCAAATGCTTTGGAATTGTTATTTTATGGAAAATGGCGCCACTTGGCTCCCCGTCCCAGGTTTCCCCGAATAAATGCACTTCCCACCCATTTTCTATAAGAGATGTGGCGAGAGAAACAGCATATGACTCTGCTCCTCCAGCGTACCGACTGAATTTTTCCATTGCAAGCGCAATCTTTTTCATAATACTCTTTGAATCAGAATCGATTTATGGCAGCAACTTCGTGTAATGTTTACGAGATTTTCCAAACTTGGCTTTCCAATTTTTTTCTCTTGCCTTATCCCATTTTCGACCATCAAAGTTCGGTCCCTGCCGTGTGCTGCACCAGTTGTGGTGTACGACGCTCCTACCGCAGAAACCACACAGCCATTTCGCCTCTTCGGGATATATCTCCTCGGTGAGCGATGGTGGCATTAAGATACGCTCCATTCTGAGAAAATATTCCAGGTCTTCCGCGATACCTGTTGGAGAATAGTCTTCATCAAAAAAACCGATCTGATCAATCATCGCGGGTCTTACCATAAAGCAGACAGCAGACCGACCCTCTTGTTGAAAGGGGATAAAAAGAGGCAGCTCTTTGTCCCTGACAAGTTGGCAGAAAAGCTCATGCCCTCCCCATTTTCCATAGATGTGCTTCAAACTCTCATGAATGACAGCCGTTGTATAGGGTTTTTGAGGATCGACACGATAGTTCTTTGACAAAGCATGGGCTTCTATCAACTCTTCCAATACGGGAGAGCCATTTTCCATAGTGGAGATCCAGCCTATCCTTTTGTCAGTCTCCATAGCTTCCACCATCGGCTGTAACCAGTCAGCGCCAAACAATGCATCGTTGTTTGATACAACATAATAATCATAATAAAAAGATTGCCCGGGTATTTTCTCCGGCGCAAACCGCAATATCTGATTCCATGCGGAAGCCACACCCCGATTTTCTGAATTTCTCAAAAAATAAGTAGGAAATTTCGGATCTTCAAATTCCTGTCGAAAGATATCTGCGATATCGTTCTGTGATCCATTATCAACAATTAAAACAGACACATTTAATCCCAATCTGTCGGTCTTTGTATTTAGATAAAGATGTTGTAAACATGCTCTGGTTATTTCTACGTTGTCCAAAACCGGTATGCCAATTAAGACTTTTCTCATATTCCTCAATCCCCTTAGCTTATGATTGTCCACACTTGTCCAAGAATCCCTGAATTGCCCCTTTTACACTATTAACCGTTAATTCTTCAATGCATTTACTTGTGCCACTGCCATCACACCCTTTTTGATGACAGGGTGCGCAGTCGCAATCTGGAGTGACGACGCTGTGAGTTTCACCAATAGGCGCCCAAACCAGCCATTCTGAAGGACCGTAAATAGTTATGGTAGGGGTACCAACAGCCGCGGCAATGTGCGGAGCCGCACTGTCCACCCCGACATTGAGGTAACTCAGGCTGAGCAGACCAGCTAATTCACTCAAAGTCGTCTTGCCTGTAAAATTAAAAACCATTTGGCGGCACTTTTTGACAATATCAATTGATCTATTGCGTTCCTCCGGAGACCCGACAATTACAGCGGCGATCCTATATTCTTGCCATAACCAGTCAATGATCTGTGCCCATTTCTCATATCCCCACTCTTTATATTGCCATCTGGAAAAGGGGTTCAGGGTAATCCAGCCTGAATCCATCAATCGTTCCTTTTCAAGAAGCCGGTGTACACGCTCCATTATAATTTTGGGAATAGTGAGGCACGGAGTCGTGTTGTCCGTATCAATACCAAACTCCCTGATAATGCGAATAGATTGCTCTGCAGCGCCATAAACTCTTTTATTCGATGAAGAAGGGGTAACTAAATGAGAAAAGAAATGATTACGCCATGGAATATCCGGATAGAACATGGACCCCCGTATTGGAGCACCGGAAAAGAAGGCCATGAAAGCTCCTCTATCGTCAGACCGAAGATCAAAGACCAGATCAAAACATGCCTTTCGTAGATCCCTGATGAAATTGATCTGTTTCTTTGTCCTATTTAAAAGGTTCCCCTTGTAATGTTTGACCTCGAAAA from Syntrophales bacterium encodes:
- a CDS encoding glycosyltransferase family 4 protein; this translates as MKKIALAMEKFSRYAGGAESYAVSLATSLIENGWEVHLFGETWDGEPSGAIFHKITIPKHLPSWAKMLMFAFRHRKMVTLYQFDVVLGFGNTIYMNVYQTHGGVHRLSTKRKVYSEKSKIKRAIKRLIIILSLKQWVRAWIESAPFRLDPRPRIVAISQMIKTDMESFFRVKGTEIEVVYNGVDTSRYNRNL
- a CDS encoding glycosyltransferase family 9 protein translates to MIVKGGTFDRPINNILIIQLGDIGDVVWATPTFRAVKETYPQANVSVLVREGFGSLLEADPHLHRIFEVKHYKGNLLNRTKKQINFIRDLRKACFDLVFDLRSDDRGAFMAFFSGAPIRGSMFYPDIPWRNHFFSHLVTPSSSNKRVYGAAEQSIRIIREFGIDTDNTTPCLTIPKIIMERVHRLLEKERLMDSGWITLNPFSRWQYKEWGYEKWAQIIDWLWQEYRIAAVIVGSPEERNRSIDIVKKCRQMVFNFTGKTTLSELAGLLSLSYLNVGVDSAAPHIAAAVGTPTITIYGPSEWLVWAPIGETHSVVTPDCDCAPCHQKGCDGSGTSKCIEELTVNSVKGAIQGFLDKCGQS
- a CDS encoding glycosyltransferase, with translation MRKVLIGIPVLDNVEITRACLQHLYLNTKTDRLGLNVSVLIVDNGSQNDIADIFRQEFEDPKFPTYFLRNSENRGVASAWNQILRFAPEKIPGQSFYYDYYVVSNNDALFGADWLQPMVEAMETDKRIGWISTMENGSPVLEELIEAHALSKNYRVDPQKPYTTAVIHESLKHIYGKWGGHELFCQLVRDKELPLFIPFQQEGRSAVCFMVRPAMIDQIGFFDEDYSPTGIAEDLEYFLRMERILMPPSLTEEIYPEEAKWLCGFCGRSVVHHNWCSTRQGPNFDGRKWDKAREKNWKAKFGKSRKHYTKLLP